In Pyrus communis chromosome 15, drPyrComm1.1, whole genome shotgun sequence, the genomic stretch cataatccaactccaactaataccgagACCTTTTGTAATAACCCCACACATGTCAAATTGTGCAGGTGATAATTAACAAATTGGGAAACATTGGTGTTTGGAAGTAAATTTTTGGTggcccgtctctctgataaGTAGACAGGCTCGACATGAACCAAGTCCAGTGGATTTCTAGCAAGTTGGGCTAGTCCAATGAGAAACGTGTGCATATGATAATTAACAAGTTGGAAATAATATTGGTGTTTGGAAGTAAACATTTGgtccgtctctctgataattagACAGGCTTGACACGAACCGAGTCCAGCAGATTTCTAGCAAATTGGGCCAGTCCAATGAGAAACGAGCCCATTTGTATCGTGCTTGCCTGCTAGACTGCTACAGACTGTTTGgagtaaacaaaagaaaaggtgGAAGGGGAGGGCCATGTGGGCATGTTACCATGCTGTGTGTTgacattcaaaatttaatagACAACGCCGGCCCATTGCCCATGTTGCCCCTATTTCCGgcaaaaatgattaaaatgtaaCTATACACTTCAAACACTTCCACTATCTTTAATGTGACCCATTGAAACTACCCTAATCACTGATAAGAGTTGTGAACGATCAACATGTTTACTtacttgaaagtgagaggtggtAATGAGTCGTGAAAGTTAGAACgtgaaaagaaatgaaattatacaaaagACACTACACTCAACCAatctagttaattctcaaattTTCGAGCATTAAATTACGGATTGTAAAGTGGAACCCACATGTTGATTTATCTCAACCTTTGTGTGTATCAGTAATtgcaaaagaaatgaagaaaagaaaactaatgaaaatagtttaaaaactttgagttttaacgataaagataaaataaatagtaaagtgaatagtaccaggttttattttttagtgtaaaagtgtaatttttcgttaaagtgaacagtactgcagactttttgttaaaactcccaataAAAAATCCAACGTTCATTTGATTCACTTCATGTTACATCAAGTTTACTAATTTAGTACATTTTAGACATGCAAAATAGTACATAGAAGAAGAATATCCTATAGCCCAACTGTTCTTTCTTCCTACATAGATTTGGTATAAGGAAACTCCACTTCAATTGTCCGCCACTATCTGTAAAGATTGGAGAGAACCCTTGACTGATAAAGGTAATAAGACCGTCCATCAACGCAGTCGTTTCAAGTGCACAAGCAAATGCAATAGATGTCTGTGGAAGCCGGATCAAACTCGGAACATCAGGTGCAAAGACTGAACACTCTTACCAACTCCACTACAAGGCCTATTGATCTCGCTTATTCCTTATTTTCTAcacaaacataatttttttgttgaaaatatgcAAACGACTTTGAAAAGAGATAAATTGAACTCATAATCTTGAATGCTAACGTAAAATAACAAACGCTATAAGTCCTAAGACGATTAGCCTCTTTCTAATCCAACCACAACCTCACATTTTGTCACAACCACTTCTTTTCTGTCCGTttctcacacacacacccatcACTCACCCTCACGTTCCCTCGAGAtcataacaataaaaataataataataaataaatcaacGAGTAAAATTTCCACACACAAGATGATGAAAATCTCCACCCAAATAAAGGAGGCAGACAAGCACGCACCACACAGAAGCTTTCTAATCCGCCCTTCTTCATCTCCCAATTTTTTcaccttcctctctctctctctctctctctaacacagtcAGCCATGTTTGAAGAATCCGTGACATCCCTGCCATCAATTTGGGCTTCCATGAACAGCTGGTTCACTCCCACtgttctcttcctcctcctcaatgtCATGATTGGCACCATCGCCATTGCTTCAAACTTGGGTTCCACCCAGAAACACCAGGACCCAGAGCAGCAGCACCACCAGAACCACCACCAAGGCGGAGGCCTCGCCAGATCTCCGTCTATGCTGCAGAGGCTCAAATCCATCAACCTCTACCAGTACAGATCCCCGGAGCCACACCCCGCCACTTTCGAGAAACACCCGGAAACTACTGAGGATACCCATTACGCCTTTAACCACGCCCACGAGCTTGAACAGCCCCAGTTCACCAGATCCCCTTCTCTCCTGCAGCGGCTCAAGTCCATCAATTTCCACATTCCACAAGATTTATCCAACAACCCATCTCAGCCCATCGCCGACGCAGCCCCTCCGCACAAAACCCATGAGCCGGAATCCCATTTCGAGCAAGCTCCAGAGCAGGAGGAGTTCCCAGATGACGACAGTTTGGAAGAACACGAGCACCCAGAACCAGAAACTCCAGATTTTTCAGAAGCAGGGGATAAACAGAGCGGCCTGGAGGAGATTTTCAGCCAGCTGAAGCCGTTACGGGACCGCCACGTGAACCGGACCAAGTCGGACACCAAGCCGGCGTCCGGCGAGGTGCCCGTCAAGCTCCcgcagaagatgaagaaatctGCGAGCTCCAAGTCTGCTTTTGCTCATTTCCAGGAGGATGATATCGTCGAGATTCGCCGGCCGGCGACCGTGAGGGAGAGAAAGGTGGAGAAGATGGCGGAGGATGACGAGGAGGTGGACGCCAAGGCGGATGATTTCATCAACAAGTTCAAGAAGCAGCTGAAGATGCAGCGGCTGGATTCGATCGTAAGGTACAAGGACATGATCACTAGAGGGAGTGATAAgtgagaaaattttaattattttccagGGTTTGGGTGGATTTTTAATTTCTCTTAATTCTGGGGTGGGCTGAGTAAAATTAGGAGTTTACTCTGCAGCTTTCTGTCTGTTCGAactatttgttcaaacttgTATTCCTAAGATTAATTCGCAGTTAGTACGTCACGGAACTGTGATTTATATGTAAGAAGAAACGACGGAGTAAGTATATTcatgtgatgaaaatatttgtCTCCGGCATTCCGGCCTACCAAGGATTTTAAACAATCTTTACCGTTTGATTATTTAAAATCGATGCTCAATCTTAACCGGTCATTTTTCGGCTTCTTAGTAATTCTGTCTATTGAagaaaaaatgattgaaaatgtcATGTTGTCATTTGATTTTCTAGAATCAATGCTTAATCTTCACCGTTTATTTTTCGAACTTTTCAATAATTATGTGaaaaattgattgaaaatgCCATGTTTGTTTTCTTACTTTCCGCTTTGTTGTACCCCATGTGGGTTTTGGGGTGTTGTGTAAGGAGTGGTAGCTGGCATTGGTTGGTTGCAGTCTTTGTTTTCCGTAAAGTTTATGAAATGAGGGGCCATCAGACATATAACAAGCCATCGTCAGTtcatatttt encodes the following:
- the LOC137718138 gene encoding pathogen-associated molecular patterns-induced protein A70-like encodes the protein MFEESVTSLPSIWASMNSWFTPTVLFLLLNVMIGTIAIASNLGSTQKHQDPEQQHHQNHHQGGGLARSPSMLQRLKSINLYQYRSPEPHPATFEKHPETTEDTHYAFNHAHELEQPQFTRSPSLLQRLKSINFHIPQDLSNNPSQPIADAAPPHKTHEPESHFEQAPEQEEFPDDDSLEEHEHPEPETPDFSEAGDKQSGLEEIFSQLKPLRDRHVNRTKSDTKPASGEVPVKLPQKMKKSASSKSAFAHFQEDDIVEIRRPATVRERKVEKMAEDDEEVDAKADDFINKFKKQLKMQRLDSIVRYKDMITRGSDK